One segment of Ficedula albicollis isolate OC2 chromosome 2, FicAlb1.5, whole genome shotgun sequence DNA contains the following:
- the TGM4 gene encoding protein-glutamine gamma-glutamyltransferase 4, whose product MFSNTEMSLMVTGIDFLKSQNTQQHHTDGYNIKSLVVRRGQPFLVQVSLNRELRPTDKLSLRFGIGENPMRNRGSLLSLKPEREDFNGWKISVVKKDGKECLLSVTSSPNAPVGKYNLHVKTTTSIYKPENGAIYLLFNPWCEDDVVYMADEAEKKEYVLNDTGYIYVGSAYSIYDRPWNFGQFEEFILDACMYLLDKSKLSLNDRRHPANVSRAMSALVNANDDNGVVLGNWSGNYINGTSPMDWIGSVTILQKYYKTKKPVRYGQCWVFAGVLNTVMRCLGVPSRCVSTFDAAHDTEENLRVDIYLNEKGEKLNSLSFDSVWNFHVWNDVWMKRTDLPNGFDGWQAIDSTPQEQSQGRFQCGPCPVKAVREGDVYLPYDSKFVYAEVNADRVYWVVKKVNGKDKYFKVGTETQEIGKNISTKAVGQNRRVDITREYKYPEGTKEERMSMQRAYSFLRPSGLTPRSGYASTIQAMGGNIQPLILKEPVTRTGLQLEINNTEALHPGNPLEMAITVKISAPGNWTVDLTGSCQMQYYTGKVQANLGTIKETISLEGPSEMQIPMKIAPDAYMKTLSSVEDEVLILVTAIAEVRETNDKLTKETSMRFQYPPITVQMPETAKLYNDFTCAFIFKNKLNVSLENCKLLVEGLGILKMTTFELGDIMPGRIMKSEVICTPTRLGDKKIVAKLISNQIKGISTEKAITITE is encoded by the exons ATGTTCAGCAATACTG AGATGAGTCTGATGGTCACTGGGATTGACTTTCTGAAGAGCCAGaacacccagcagcaccacacgGATGGGTACAACATCAAGAGCCTGGTGGTGCGGCGTGGGCAGCCCTTCCTCGTGCAGGTCAGCCTCAACAGGGAGCTGAGGCCCACCGACAAGCTGTCCCTGCGCTTTGGCATTG GTGAAAACCCAATGAGAAACAGGGGGAGCCTGCTGTCGCTGAAGCCGGAGCGGGAGGATTTCAATGGGTGGAAAATCTCTGTTGTTAAGAAGGATGGCAAAGAG TGCCTGCTGTCTGTCACCAGCTCGCCCAACGCCCCTGTAGGAAAATACAACCTGCATGTGAAGACTACAACTAGCATTTACAAGCCTGAAAATGGTGCCATCTACCTTTTGTTCAATCCTTGGTGTGAAG ATGATGTTGTCTACATGGCTGACGAGGCAGAGAAGAAGGAATATGTGCTCAATGACACCGGCTACATCTATGTTGGGTCTGCATACAGCATCTACGACAGACCCTGGAATTTTGGGCAG TTTGAGGAATTCATCTTGGATGCCTGCATGTATCTGCTGGACAAAAGTAAGCTCAGCCTGAATGATAGAAGGCATCCTGCAAATGTGTCCAGAGCCATGTCTGCTTTG GTTAATGCCAATGATGACAACGGAGTCGTGCTGGGAAATTGGTCAGGGAATTACATCAATGGAACATCCCCTATGGATTGGATTGGGAGTGTCACCATTTTGCAGAAGTACTACAAAACCAAGAAGCCAGTTCGTTATGGCCAGTGCTGGGTCTTTGCAGGAGTCCTCAATACAG tcaTGCGTTGCCTGGGAGTGCCATCCCGCTGTGTGAGCACTTTTGATGCGGCCCATGATACGGAGGAGAACCTGAGAGTTGACATTTACCTGAAcgaaaaaggagaaaagctgaaCTCATTGTCCTTCGACTCTGTCTG GAACTTCCACGTGTGGAATGATGTCTGGATGAAGAGAACAGACCTGCCCAATGGGTTTGATGGCTGGCAGGCAATTGATTCAACCCCTCAGGAGCAAAGTCAAG GTCGTTTCCAGTGTGGCCCATGCCCGGTGAAGGCTGTCCGGGAAGGAGATGTGTATTTGCCCTACGACAGCAAGTTTGTGTACGCAGAAGTGAACGCTGACAGAGTCTACTGGGTCGTCAAGAAGGTGAACGGCAAGGACAAGTACTTCAAGGTTGGCACGGAGACCCAAGAGATCGGCAAGAACATCAGCACAAAAGCTGTGGGGCAGAACAGGCGGGTCGACATCACCAGGGAGTACAAGTACCCTGAAG GCACCAAAGAGGAAAGGATGTCTATGCAAAGAGCTTACAGCTTCCTACGCCCTTCGGGATTGACGCCTCGTTCAGGCTATGCTTCGACTATACAGGCAATGGGCGGGAACATCCAGCCTTTGATCCTGAAGGAGCCAGTCACCAGGACTGGGCTCCAGCTTGAGATAAACAATACAGAAGCTTTGCATCCTGGCAATCCCCTTGAAATGGCCATCACAGTGAAGATTTCTGCTCCTGGGAACTGGACCGTTGACCTTACTGGCTCCTGCCAGATGCAGTACTACACTGGAAAAGTTCAGGCCAATCTTGGGACTATCAAGGAGACCATCAGTCTTGAAGGCCCATCTG aGATGCAGATCCCCATGAAAATAGCACCCGATGCATACATGAAGACGCTGTCCTCCGTGGAAGATGAAGTGCTCATCCTTGTCACTGCCATTGCCGAGGTCAGGGAAACAAACGACAAACTCACTAAGGAGACCTCAATGAGATTTCAGTATCCCCCCATCACTGTCCAG aTGCCAGAAACAGCCAAACTGTACAATGACTTCACCTGTGCATTCATCTTCAAGAACAAGCTGAATGTGAGCCTGGAAAACTGCAAGCTGCTGGTGGAGGGCTTGGGCATACTTAAGATGACAACTTTTGAGCTGGG GGATATAATGCCTGGCAGGATCATGAAGTCTGAAGTAATATGCACTCCGACAAGACTAGGAGACAAGAAAATTGTAGCCAAGCTGATCTCAAACCAGATCAAAGGGATTTCTACAGAGAAGGCCATCACCATCACCGAGTAG